ctcttggtcttttgcccctttgcatcataatacgatcaccataactcatattttgggttgatgatggggcaataggtggtagagaggaaaaagaaccgccataaattaatgcatatttagcataaatttctttaattaaattcataatattagttatagttaatgaaatattaacttcatctaattgcaaacattcataatataatgtcaaataatctatgacaccatctaatttaaatctaggatcaaaaaaacatgcaacaagaaaaagttctgaaattattttatagtaacttaaccattttgttttcattaaagaaataGCTTCTcgtagaataatatcttgttcggcttcttgtaaaacgtcaataatattaacagcttcatttaaaaacaaataagaagtgagataataaacctcacttaaagtatatgttgcattattaaaatttcttaatacatttaaaacttttttacaaatatcctaatgttggggatataatataacttgtggcacattttgtgaaataaatgagcataataaatccctataatcaaatgactcgttgagtaattcatatgttgaattctaaCGAGTCGGcacgtctttaggaaatctttttggtcttttattatgttgtttacaaaatttacctcattctttcatagtttggggatgtatccataaatatgaaattgctatttttattggactaataaaattattaagacaatgtaaaccatcttgtacacataaatttaatacatgacatgcacatctaatatgaaaaaatctaccatctaaattaggtttacaaatatcaattaaatcatttattgagacagtatttgaacgtgcattatcaaatgaaattgaaaaaattttataacgtaatttatattcttctaatattcctttaattattctataaatattatcagccgtttgtcgttcatcaaacaccctaaatgataaaattcttttttgtaatagaaaatcgtcatctatccaatgacaagttatacccatataagagtgaacttgtcaatggtcactccaaatatcactacatagagatacacgtccactaaaatttgtaaaaaattgaattaactcttttttttgttttttatataaactaaataatgttctttttaatgtatttcttggaatagttttatgtgcaggatttaatgcagttttacaataattattaaaacctaaattttcaccaaaactaaatgctaaatgatttgttgctaccatttttgtaaattcttctttacttttattatcactatacataaataaagatttgtgtttAGAATCATActcggttatttgtgtttggtctcggctttgccccattttttttttatgctttgactccaagtgccttttgaatgtcctgtatccacctccttgtttgaatttgtaaatttgcctacaataattgcaagcaacatcaaaattaccatcttctttttgtattttcttgaaatgaattttgaaaatatcggatgtaggaattttttgagattgttgttccatctccatctgttgttgatgttgttgttgttgctccacctcttcatattggttttcactttcttgtgaatgaaaatcaacaaaatcatctataagttgattttcattcacatttgatatatgtgaatattgaccaaatcacCTATTACTAGAAGAATTTTCACtgtttgtcattttttgataataaataaaattaattatataaataaattatatgattaattataaaaggtaataaaaaaataataaataaaattaattatagaaataaattctataattaattatgaattgtataaaaaaaattgaaattgaaattaataaaaaataaagaaagaatttaattaaatttaagaaaatttgattgaattgaaagattgagagaatattaagagtttaaagaatgagaatgagagtttgaaagatTAAGTGaaagagtagagagattgagatttgagagaatggaatttgaaggggtatatataggaaaaaacttttttgaaaaaaattaaaaataaaggggtgaattgagattttgaaaattacaggggaccgttggtcccctgcaaatttcccttcaagccaacggttccctgcgcaggaaaccgttggctttttaaataaaattcaaaaaaaataaaaaaaaattcaaatttttttcggtttagcacagtaaaccgccggttcataaatcGGTGTGAACCGGTGGTTTCACAGTTCCAATTTATATAAACCAGAACCGAACCCTAGAACCACGATTTCGATTTCGGTTCAGTCCGGTTCTGGGTTTGTCGGTTCCGATTCTGGGTCTATCCGGGCCGGTTTCGATTCGGTTCACGTGCCAAatcggcccgtggccaggtctaagcTAGTCTGATACAACacgttaaaaatataaataattaaaaaaattaaatcttgaaGGTCGATCCACTAAGGCCCCACAAAGGCACAACTCAAACGGGTTAGGACCGTGTCATAAGCCTTACATATTTGTAAGTAGACCTGATCTATTAGCGTGCCAAATGGCAGGCCTAAACATGACCCAACCCTTAGGTATAGTGGATTATGTTGGAATTGACATAATACGACCCATCACCACGTTAATGCAAATTTGACATTAGGGGGCGTTTGATTCcagtttttaaagattaccttggtaatctattttttattttattatttggtgtgtcagtaataaaagattacagtaatcttctattaccaatactgacgtgacaggtaatataggattaccacattcaccttaggtatttaaaaattactaaggtaatattgattttattataattatattattatttattaattttttgagataaaaataaatttatttttaattaatatgacaaataatataaaaaatattttaaaaataattatattcaagagcatttaagtaaaataatttactagtaatcttttattacctttaaccaaacacaataattatttatacttatcaaattttatcaaacatagtaattatttatacccagtaatcttctaagtaatatattttcaaggtaatctttctatttttgtaataaaacattatccaaaccaaacgccccctaggTGTTtcttaataatacatatttctAGACAAGGGATTTATCTAAAAGATTCAaaaagggccaaaggactatttcaccccaaGTTTTAGTGTATTCTTAAAGTTACACacatgagatttgaaaaacccaaagtctTACTCATAGACTAACTTCCGTTAAaaaaagtaaaggtaaaatcgttatttcattaattatattaaaataatataaaatttattaagttttccTCCCacacttttaaaaactaataaatttactCTTGTcaaaagttttctaactttctaaagtaacatttctccccccccccccccccccaaaacctaGGGTTAGTTTCCAATGGCTTTTTGGCCACCATCTCCAGCCACCAGAGAAAGAGCTTCGACTCACCATCTCACCGGCCACTATCGAACTTCCAAATGGCACACCAAAGATTCATTTTCGTCTATTCTAGATGAATGACGAAGACAAAGGTCTTCGTCGATTCCAGAAGAATCAAACAAGATGCTCATCTTCGTCGATTCCAGAAGAATCGATGAAGATTTCATCGATTCAAACGAATCAACGCATCTTCATTGATTTGTCTGGAATCAACGAAGACGTGTCTTCGTTGCCTCTTCTTCCACCGGAGAGTGACGATCTGGTAGTCGACGAGTAGTGGGTTAAAGTGTTATCGTTGGTTGCCAAAGATGGTGGCCAGAGAACGTCTGGAAAATAATCCCtaggttttgggggggggggggggaaatgttacttttgaaagttaaaaaattttagatagaggtgaagttgttagtttttaaaactgttgagggaaaatagaataaattttatatatttttaatataattaatgaaataacgattttacccttactttttTTAACGAAAGTTAGCCCATGtgtgagattttgagtttttcaaaccccaTTGGTGTGACTTTAAGaatgcactaaaacttgggggtaaaatagtcatttggccttcaaAAAGCGAGGCAAACAAGCTGAATTACCTAGTGAATAAACTCAAAGCTAGTGAAGGTCTGTAATATCAATGATCGAAAGATTCTGAAGTGAAGACGGATTGTCAACCTCAAACCCACGGCAAAGATGAAGTTTGTTAAGCAAATAACAACAGTGGCAATGCCGAGAGATATGATCATGTTGTGGAACCTAACAATGGTTGCATTTCTGTGATCCTTATCGACCCACAAGTTCTTCATTGTCCTGTTTGCAACAAGCACTTGGCGATTCCGGTCTTTAAGGTCTGTCGTCTATACATCTTTCATGCAATTTCTTTTAGATCAGAAATATCAATGGGATTCTCTTTATCACCAACCTATTTCcactatttttcttattttacagTACCGTACAGAACAGGCAATCTCAAGTTAATAATCTACATAGGTCCAGCTGATGAATATTAAGTGGGAATGTTTGATTTaggtaatttttaattattaaaagtaaatgactgtcacaaatataaattatttaaaaaattattaaatataaattagtattatgtttaataaaaattaatagatataaattgaTTGGTTGgatatactaaaaaaatattaaaatattatttattatagtaaataaaaataaaaataattttgttagaaTCAGTACAAGATTTCCTTACTACAGTAATACCTCCCTAACAGTATCGATTAATGCAGTTGTACAGTTGTTGAGATATTACACGACTTGTTAATTCAAACCCAATGTTTAACAGAATAAAAATACTTCCTCAAACATTAAGCAGGACACAACAGATAAGatacaatcaaaatattttccaaattaTAACTGATTAGTTGACCAGCTGCCAATGCCTCCAACACTACCCATGCTAAACTAAAATTAACACAAACAACTACACTTCTAATTCAATTTACACAAAAAAGTATAACACCAAATTCTTCACACAATCCCATATTACTTTCTTGAATATATACGGACCTCTAAGTTAAGTTGTCCATAGTATCCGAAGAGATCACTTGGTAACAAAAAGTCTTTTTCCAAATCAGAcactttttcttcctttttctgtATGGTCCTTGTTATCGATTGAAATTTATACGTACTTCCACCAGACCTTGCCAACAAGTTATAAACTACTGCCTTTTTCCCTGGTTGACCAATACAAGTAACTGACATTACGTTCCCTCCAGATTCAGACATATTGTTGAGAATGAAAAGGTCAGCATTTTTCTCTTCTAGAAGGACAATGAACTTATGATTAACATTCAAAGATATGCTTACGACTCTGTTGTATGTGAAAGAAACAACTGAATTCCGATGTTTCACACTAACATGTTGGTGTAACTTGGCAGGTGTACCGATGAAATTGCAATCTGAAAGTGGACACGAACAAGGCATATACTGGCATGTCAGTTCGTGATCACTCATCAGGTTGTAACTCATTGTTTCATTGCATCCATACTTTGTGTTTGGGCATCTTACTTTGACAGACTCTAAAACTTTCTCGATTGCCCTACAACGAATATATCCAACCGGCAAACTGCAGGTAGGACATACACTCAATTGACCGCAGCAAACAGAACAAACTATGTGCCCATCTTCACACTGAATTAATTTTCATCCATGCATCAAACATACAATAAGAATTATCAAATTACTACACAAAGAAGCTTGTGCTGAAGATATAGCCAAGGGATAAACAAATTACCTGAAATACAGGAATTGTCAAGGGCTCTAAGCATATTGGGCAATCGAAAAGTTCCGGGTCAGATACAATCAAAGAAAAAGGAACAGCTTTTGAACTTCCTGCTCCTGCCGGTTGAGTCATTCTTCTTGCACAACAATTTGCATCCCCTTTCCCATGTCCTCGTGGTCTATCTccaaatttttccttttttcgtTTTTTACTCTGTTTAACATTATGCATTACTATCAAATGTTATATCATAAAGAGTTTATTCACATATGAATCAaatagaacaatattatatatacacattttagtACACAATTAGGTACaaagatgatatatcatcatgtgattgggtgttactttatccttaatttaaaattattcaatcacatgatgaaatATCATCTGTTTAATGCAGACATAGTTTTATTAGAATCAAATATCTGATTATTAAGTTAGTTTTATTCATCTCAAGCATAGAAAGTATACTATAGTCAAAACATGCAAAGAAATCAGttgtttatcaaatataacCGAAATAGCAAAACAAGACTCTGATTTCAAACTGagatgaaaaatgaaaactaaaccACAGTGATTCCAAACACCAAGCAATGCCTTTACTTATAATAACAAAAGAACTCAAACAAGTTCATAAATTTACTGATTTCAGCAAGCCCCACAAAAGGTATTTTCTAGTAATATTCATGCAATAATGACAACATGTTTCcacaaacaaaaaaatggacaaaacatttttcttcaatgagaaaaaaatttccaTTTTAACTTCATCtgattgttataatattgttttatttccaaaaaaaaaaaggaagacttttttgcaaatataaaaaagttacaTTGTTAAAATGAGCACAAGAAACACTCAATTTACATGGTTTAGCTAACTTACAGGCAAAGTAGCACAGAAACTCATAATGGGGTGCGTTTCCACGTTTAGGAAACGTTTCCGTTTCTGAAACTCCCCGAAACTTATAAGAATCGTTTCgggtcatttcaaaatttttaaaaaattttgaaacacgttttttttaaataaaaatcataaaattgattaaacacatatcttttgtattttcaaacctaaaatacATTTAAATCTCATATGAAATTTATCTCCTCTCTACTCTTCGATGTGTTACTCATCTCCTCCTCAACATATTATATAGATTATtgtgtattgttgttttttttcttaaatatctatatgtGTTTGCtcaagaacaatttacaataagttttatgattctattttataatattttttctcttcattctttttttattatttatttttatattatacaagtttatgtatttttgttataaaaaatttattatttataaaaaaacccttatatttttcatatttataagttttctcaCATTTCTGTTTcctatagtttttaaaaaatgcatttcTACATTTCCGTTTCCGCGTTTCTACGTTTctccgtttccgtttccgtgctgCATAGCTTACAGGAAATCCAAGCTGCCAGTATTGAATAGAGACCCAAAAAACAGAAGAGTACCAAAAAATCATACCTCTCGAAGAATCTCAGAAGGAAAACCAGTAGCTTCAAATGACATAAAAGGTGGGGCACATCATCGCCATAGTTGTTAAAAGCGCATTTTGAGCGCGCTCAGGCGAGAAGCTCCTCAAGGCAATAGGCCCATTGCTTCTAGGCATGCAAGGCAGGCGAAACTTGAAAAGCACAGCTTAAGCACGTTTTTATTGTGCTTTAGAAGAAGTAAAAAGCTCTAAAAAAACACGTTTTTTAACCAAAcctaataatacaaatataggtttgaaatttcttttttaaaaattttttttttttataactcccTTATTTACACTCCCTAAGTCAATGTATAAGGATAAAGAGGTCCTAGAATACAAATGCtttaatgaagaaattaataaaatcggagttgaaaaatttgatgataaGAACGAAGATGTGACCTTCGATGATGAGGATAAAGACCTAGAATTCACTTAAAATACATCTTTGATAAAAGCTTATGTAGATTAAAGAGTTTTAATattctttcatgttttattataaatatctgTTTGTGTTTTTGAGATTTCATCTATGATACCATGTTTTGGTACTTGAGTGATTAgtctctattaattttattttttggtccAAAAGCAACACCTTCACCTCACTTTTTTCGCTTAAGCGATGGGACCTCTCATCGCTTTTAGGCACTTTTCGCCTTTAACAATTATGATCATCGCCCATCAGGGATTAACAAAACTggtaaaacatttaaattttcagGGAGAAGACCTGAATTCGAGCTTTTGTCATGTTTATGAAACCATAATTTGAATTacttagggaaaaaaaaaaaactatgatcATCGCCTAATAAGAGTTGCAAAGGAAAAAAGTCATCATCAAGGTGCAAGGAAACAAACACGTCACGCAACAGatgaacaaaacaaatattctaaACTAGCATAGGTAATTCGTCAATAGACATGAAACTGTTAAAAAAACACACATATGCAACTCCAAAGCTCACCATCCCAAATGCTAATGCaccaatgaaataaaattatgtttattttggaAAACAGTTgtatatgaaaagaaaaagaagacagAGTACCCAATAACATATCCATTTAACAATGAAGTAGGAAAAGAGATGCAAAAAGCACCAAATAAATCCAATTTGATGGAATGTGTAAAGAGCACCACCACATATAGAATTCGGACACAGAACCATGAAACAAGTTCCTAGATACTCACAATCACAGTTATCTTATGTTGCTGGCAATAAGCATCAGGAAACAAACTGACTGCTGCATTTGACGAACCATAACCTCTCATAGACAATCCTCCATGTCTCACACTTGCTATTCCATTTGGgacattatgtgattgaataggTGCTCCTCTTAAGctctttcaaaaaaataatgaattaatagcattaaaattttcatataacaCACGAAATGACATAAGTTTTGTCTCAATAACAGGAATGGAATTATATGACTAAGTTTCtgaaaaaaaatgcataaactAGTCAATGTTATGAATGCATCCTTCCTTTTAGGAAATTAGCTATCCATAccttttgtaaaattaatttggcTAACATACCAAAACAATTCAACATGGGAGAACAAAGCTTATCCATACTTATGAACGTGAATGAGACAAAAGACATaactaaattatcataataaggTAGGAAGTCTAAGCCCAATTAGCAACTatgacaacaaaaaataatgcaTAATGTTTTATACATTATTAAAACATACATCAAAGCGCAATAAAATGGGAAGACTTATCTAACTTGTAATGGAGGGCacatataatatgatttatCAGGATAAGGAATATCCAAACAAAATACACTGAATGTTGAATAGCAAATTTAGAGATGAGTACAACATATACCTGATTTCTCCTCGAGCCAACATCAAGCTTTGATCCACCAATGGTCCGTCGACCATACCTATCATCTTCCTTTTCAGGACTACAATCGCGATGTTGTCCTTCTGAAGATTGTTCAACTTGTACAGAAGAGCTTATTGGCACTGAGGAAGACCTTGGCGGAGGAGCCAAATTTGAAGGCCTCTGATACTGGGTTACATTTGTCTCTGGATTCCAAAAGTAAAGATACCCAGTTCTACCATCTACGAGGCCTTTCCATGGTTTGGGGAGACTGGGGTCCTCTGGTGCATATCTGATACTAGAGGCAGTTGCAGCAGCAGCCATTTCTAGGGAGTCAGCAAAAAACTCCTACAAACCACACATTTACAAGATTAAAAAGCATATTAAGCAACCATGATTTTCACCACTAACATGGTACATATCAGACTACAAATAAAATCTATCTATAAGTTCCAGCGAGAAATGCTTCATCAAAATCTCTACAGAGAATccgaaaaaacaaaagaaaaaaacaaggtACCACTAATTACACGCATTTGACTTCTATATAGGGAAAGCAAAATTTAGAAACTGGCTTCAACCAAACAAAACGAGTGAGTAAATCAAACTCACTTCAGCAACAAGTTTAATTCTCAAATATTCCAATATTCATACAACTCAACTTCCATTATATTGGCATTCTGTTTTTCACAACAAATCCTCAGCAAACAAGACGTAACAATAAAAGTAACAACCAAACTCAATTTAAACCCTTAAACAGCCATCAATTTAAGAGAAACTGGTTCCGCTAATATCAACAacaatagaaaaacaaaaatagaatcATCTAACACAAATCTACAATCagatgttataaaaaaaaaatcagttcaGCTTTGTATGAAACGAATCCCTCTTACAGTAACATTCTCGTTTCCAAACAATAACACATCAGCACAACACAAACACCAGCGTTAAACTTTGCAAAAAGAACCACCAAATTTGACCTGCAGCACAATTTAATACATTTTCCAA
The genomic region above belongs to Mangifera indica cultivar Alphonso chromosome 15, CATAS_Mindica_2.1, whole genome shotgun sequence and contains:
- the LOC123197304 gene encoding E3 ubiquitin-protein ligase SINA-like 4 isoform X2, with the protein product MAAAATASSIRYAPEDPSLPKPWKGLVDGRTGYLYFWNPETNVTQYQRPSNLAPPPRSSSVPISSSVQVEQSSEGQHRDCSPEKEDDRYGRRTIGGSKLDVGSRRNQSLRGAPIQSHNVPNGIASVRHGGLSMRGYGSSNAAVSLFPDAYCQQHKITVISKKRKKEKFGDRPRGHGKGDANCCARRMTQPAGAGSSKAVPFSLIVSDPELFDCPICLEPLTIPVFQCEDGHIVCSVCCGQLSVCPTCSLPVGYIRCRAIEKVLESVKVRCPNTKYGCNETMSYNLMSDHELTCQYMPCSCPLSDCNFIGTPAKLHQHVSVKHRNSVVSFTYNRVGKRQ
- the LOC123197304 gene encoding uncharacterized protein LOC123197304 isoform X4, whose product is MAAAATASSIRYAPEDPSLPKPWKGLVDGRTGYLYFWNPETNVTQYQRPSNLAPPPRSSSVPISSSVQVEQSSEGQHRDCSPEKEDDRYGRRTIGGSKLDVGSRRNQSLRGAPIQSHNVPNGIASVRHGGLSMRGYGSSNAAVSLFPDAYCQQHKITVISKKRKKEKFGDRPRGHGKGDANCCARRMTQPAGAGSSKAVPFSLIVSDPELFDCPICLEPLTIPVFQCEDGHIVCSVCCGQLSVCPTCSLPVGYIRCRAIEKVLESVKVRCPNTKYGCNETMSYNLMSDHELTCQYMPCSCPLSDCNFIGTPAKLHQHGKRQ
- the LOC123197304 gene encoding DEAD-box ATP-dependent RNA helicase 46-like isoform X6 — its product is MAAAATASSIRYAPEDPSLPKPWKGLVDGRTGYLYFWNPETNVTQYQRPSNLAPPPRSSSVPISSSVQVEQSSEGQHRDCSPEKEDDRYGRRTIGGSKLDVGSRRNQSLRGAPIQSHNVPNGIASVRHGGLSMRGYGSSNAAVSLFPDAYCQQHKITVISKKRKKEKFGDRPRGHGKGDANCCARRMTQPAGAGSSKAVPFSLIVSDPELFDCPICLEPLTIPVFQKRKMLTFSFSTICLNLEGT
- the LOC123197304 gene encoding uncharacterized protein LOC123197304 isoform X3 is translated as MAAAATASSIRYAPEDPSLPKPWKGLVDGRTGYLYFWNPETNVTQYQRPSNLAPPPRSSSVPISSSVQVEQSSEGQHRDCSPEKEDDRYGRRTIGGSKLDVGSRRNQSLRGAPIQSHNVPNGIASVRHGGLSMRGYGSSNAAVSLFPDAYCQQHKITVISKKRKKEKFGDRPRGHGKGDANCCARRMTQPAGAGSSKAVPFSLIVSDPELFDCPICLEPLTIPVFQCEDGHIVCSVCCGQLSVCPTCSLPVGYIRCRAIEKVLESVKVRCPNTKYGCNETMSYNLMSDHELTCQYMPCSCPLSDCNFIGTPAKLHQHKRKMLTFSFSTICLNLEGT
- the LOC123197304 gene encoding E3 ubiquitin-protein ligase SINA-like 10 isoform X5; this translates as MSFEATGFPSEILRESKKRKKEKFGDRPRGHGKGDANCCARRMTQPAGAGSSKAVPFSLIVSDPELFDCPICLEPLTIPVFQCEDGHIVCSVCCGQLSVCPTCSLPVGYIRCRAIEKVLESVKVRCPNTKYGCNETMSYNLMSDHELTCQYMPCSCPLSDCNFIGTPAKLHQHVSVKHRNSVVSFTYNRVVSISLNVNHKFIVLLEEKNADLFILNNMSESGGNVMSVTCIGQPGKKAVVYNLLARSGGSTYKFQSITRTIQKKEEKVSDLEKDFLLPSDLFGYYGQLNLEVRIYSRK
- the LOC123197304 gene encoding DEAD-box ATP-dependent RNA helicase 46-like isoform X7; amino-acid sequence: MAAAATASSIRYAPEDPSLPKPWKGLVDGRTGYLYFWNPETNVTQYQRPSNLAPPPRSSSVPISSSVQVEQSSEGQHRDCSPEKEDDRYGRRTIGGSKLDVGSRRNQSLRGAPIQSHNVPNGIASVRHGGLSMRGYGSSNAAVSLFPDAYCQQHKITVISKKRKKEKFGDRPRGHGKGDANCCARRMTQPAGAGSSKAVPFSLIVSDPELFDCPICLEPLTIPVFQGKRQ
- the LOC123197304 gene encoding E3 ubiquitin-protein ligase SINA-like 10 isoform X1, with translation MAAAATASSIRYAPEDPSLPKPWKGLVDGRTGYLYFWNPETNVTQYQRPSNLAPPPRSSSVPISSSVQVEQSSEGQHRDCSPEKEDDRYGRRTIGGSKLDVGSRRNQSLRGAPIQSHNVPNGIASVRHGGLSMRGYGSSNAAVSLFPDAYCQQHKITVISKKRKKEKFGDRPRGHGKGDANCCARRMTQPAGAGSSKAVPFSLIVSDPELFDCPICLEPLTIPVFQCEDGHIVCSVCCGQLSVCPTCSLPVGYIRCRAIEKVLESVKVRCPNTKYGCNETMSYNLMSDHELTCQYMPCSCPLSDCNFIGTPAKLHQHVSVKHRNSVVSFTYNRVVSISLNVNHKFIVLLEEKNADLFILNNMSESGGNVMSVTCIGQPGKKAVVYNLLARSGGSTYKFQSITRTIQKKEEKVSDLEKDFLLPSDLFGYYGQLNLEVRIYSRK